The DNA region GCGCGACGAAACCAAGTGAGAGAGCAGGGGAGGGGGGtcccgacgacgacggcgggAACCTATCTATGCCGTCTGGCCATCACTGTGAAGCTtagccaagaagcagccagAAACCTTGAATGCGTGGGCCGGAAACTGTCAAGCAGAGTGGATGTCCAAGGCTCGGCGATAGTGCGGGCATCTGCGTGCCGTggtggatggctggccgtTGAGGAACCGAGTTGGTCGCATCGTCTAACATCGCTagcgaggagaagagtcCAATCCTCGGCATGTAGGTAATAGTAGGCAGGTCTGCAGGCCTGTCTCTGTGTGCTCCTTCCGGGGGGTAGATAGCAAGTACCTCTCTTAACCACAGGCCGCGTCCTGGAAGAAGAATAACTGCCACGCTTTGTGTCCGGTAGAGCTTGGAAAGTACCCCCGAGTGCCCGGGGTGCATCATGGCTGCTAGCCATTCCATATACTCCTCATGGGAAACACGGCGGCGGCTTGGATTTCGGCGACCAAGCCAACGTAATGGCATAGAGGTCGCTCAACTGGGCATGGAATCAAACGTCAGGTTAGCGATGTTCTGCCGGTCTTGCTTACACACTTGCCATCTTCCTTAGCATACGCAGAGCTAGTTTTAGAAGTATGACTTGTCAAACGGGAGGATAGGGTTGTGCCCATGGCCAATGACTTGATGCAGGTCCTCGCGGAGGGTGGCGATGATCCGCTGTGCCGTCTGCATGTTGTCCTCGCCAATGGCTGATGATATCTTGGCCATCAGTGACTCCACGAGTTTGGAACACTGCTTGGCGGGCCGGCGTACATGGAGTGACACTGGCCTAGATAGTTGTGTtcgccgccgtcgctgctTGATTAGAGCAGCACGGGCATGCAAACTCAAGCTTGACTCCAAAGAAGAGAGACGGGGGGGATGTATGTTCTCTTTTCGGGTTCCCTTGGTCGACCTTTCACCGACGGCGGCGTGTTGGGGGCGTCGCTTGCCAACTGGAGGCCAAGAGGGGCCGGGAAACGTGAGGGATATGTTAACCATGGCTCGCAAGTGTTTGCACAGGCGAACGGGAGGAGATGGTCGATATGCGGCGGGTATCCGGGTATGGTTGGACAGGGAGGCAGCTGCTCACGAGCGAGGATTGGTCGTCGTTGTCTTGCGCCGCATGTGGGAAGGAGATGTCGCGTGGAGCATGAGGGCATAGGTCGCCTGAGATGGGGTGAGCTAGTAGATGCAAGCAAGGGAGAAATGAAGCTCCAATAATTGAGTTGCCAGAGGAAGCTGCATGTAGAGCGGGCGAGAGGAGCCATATATATGTAGGCTGATCGCGCCTGGCAGGCTGACGCCTTTGGACTGTGTGAGATGTTGGCCTTGGTACCTGGTCCAGCATCTGGTTTTATCCACGCCGTCGTCCCCTTACCAGCCTCTTCCGCCTCAATCCGTGGCCCTCGAACAAGGTTGCGGAAATCGCCTTGCGACGACGGCTTATCTGAGGCATATGGCATGCTGCGCCCTGGGTCCTGGTTAGTGAGCGTGGCTGTGACCTGACTCGCAGTagcatcctcgtcatcacaCTTTCCAGAGATGGATATTTCTGCGACTGAAACTTCACTCGCCTCGCCGTTCGTGTCTCCGTGCGGAGATCTCGCCTGCAAGAAATGGGGGTAGCGTATGCAGAGGGACGGGGCCCTGCACAGCTctccccttcttcaccatcgcCTCCAAGCGTTGATACGTATCGGTAGGTAGCAGGGTCGCGATAACGTAGGCGCTCGCTTCATAACCTTCTCCGCTGCGCTGGCGTATAGTGTTAAGCATCGTCGATAAAGTATAAGTATGCAAAGAATCAAGAACAAAAGAACAGAGAAACGGAGAGAACGGGGGGGAACAGGCGCGCGCGCAACGTGCAGGCTACTAACCATCCATCGCGCAATGTCTCATCAGATGACAGTGCCATCATGCGACGATGCCTGGCCCTGACACGTGCCTGCACGAGCCATGTACCCACGCATGAAGAGTATGTGCCCCGCCCCCACCAGCACGCCGCAGACCACCTCGCGTGCGAAAAATGTCAGATGTGACTGTTGAATTGGCTATAGTTCGTGAGGCTTCCAATACGAACCTTCCTGCGATGCTGCCACTTCAGGAGAGGGCGGGGGCGCATGAGGCCTTGTGGGCTCAACAATCCGGTGCTGGGAGGGCTAGAGTGGCTGTTTGGTACCCGACTGTCTCTTGGGTGGTGCATGCAAAATGTGGTGACCAATGGACATCGGCAAAGACAGATCCTACGGTACTCACGTCAACATTGGCTTTGGCAGCTAGTCTACCCGGCGAAACCTGCGAGAACAGGCTAAGTTCGCTGAAGAGGTTGCAGACCCTCCTACAGATTTTTGAAGAGTACCTCTTCGGCCTCATCTGCCCCGACCGCGAGGACGACTGCGACAACTACCTTGGCTGAGCCCGTGACTGTTCAGAGGTGACAACGACCGGCCGGCAAGCAAGGAGGTGAAAGCCAATCTCCACGACGAGCTGGTTTCAGGGAGAGGTCACGAAATGAAACTTATTTGGTACCTACTTAACGTCTTTTCTTGATTACGTAATCAGTTATAATTAGCCGGGGCCCCATAGGGACACGCCTAGGCGCGCCTCCACTCGCGAACGCGTAGGCGTGCAGATTATGTCAGCCCTCAATTTGGCTTAAACCCCACAGTCGCAGTTTCAGGGGCTCCGTCTgttgctgccactgctgaACACAACTACAGTCTCCAGGAGCGGGCTTCCGCTATGGCCCAAGCAACATTTCCTGATGATGTGCTCCCGCCGGAGGGTACATACGATTCACGAGAGGCTCTACTCGCAGCTATCAACGAATGGGCAGCACCCAGAGGATACGCATTCATAACTGGGAGGTCTTCGCGATCAACTAGTGGAAGGCAGATTGTTACATACGCATGTGATCGGTGGTGTCGTCCACCTAGCGCCTCAAAAGATCGCCAGCGCAAGACTACTACACGAGGAACCAATTGTCGGTTCTCAATCATTGCGAAGGAATCCCTGGATAAGGCGACCTGGTCTTTAAGGCATCGTCCAGACAGCCGATTTTCCTTACACAACCACGAGCCAAGCTGGCACAAATCGGCTCATCCAGTCCATCGGCAGCTCTCTGATGCGGACAAGTCAACAGTCAGCCGCCTTACGAATGCCGGGGTAGCGCCAAAGGATATCAGGACTTATATCCGTCAGAACTCGAACACCATTGCAACCCAGCAAGATATCTATAATCGTATCGCAGATAGCAAACGAGAGCTGTGTGAGGGACAGAGCACTATACACGCCTTTGCTAACCAGCTGGATAAGGAAGGGTTCTGGAACCGGATGCAGCTTGATTCAGATGACCGAATCACGGCAGTGTTATTCGCCCATCCAGAGTCATTGGCATACCTCCAGGCTTATCCAGACCTACTTTTCCTGGACTGCACATACAAGACGAACAAATATGGGATGCCACTCCTTGATATGATTGGCGTTGATGCCTGCCAGCGATCCTTCTGCATCGCCTTTGCATTCCTTAGTGGCGAGACTGAGCAGGACTACCTATGGGCCTTGGACCGGCTCAGGTCCCTGTATGAACTCTGCAATACAAGGTTTCCATCTGTTATCTTAACAGACCGCGATAAGGCTTGTATGAACGCCGCAGAGATCtgctttccatcttcaatctcgcTGCTATGCCTATGGCACGCGAACAAGGCAGTCCTCCGCTATTGCCAGCCGACATTCGtgcgccaccaacaaggatcGGAGGCCTATCAGCAGGGTCTGAGCGATTGGAGTGAGTTTTTCAACCACTGGCACTCAATTATGAAGTCACCAGACGAAGAGGCCTTTGATCAGCGCGTACAAGAGCTTGAAAGGCGCTACCTACCGCAATACATTGAAGAGGTTGGCTATATCAAGGCCAATTGGCTCGATCCATACAAGGAAAAGCTGGTGAAGGCTTGGGTTGATCAGCACCCTCATTTTGGTAATGTAGTTACCTCGCGGGTTGAGGGTATCCATGGGCTCCTTAAGAGCCACCTCAAGAAATCTACGCTGGATCTCTTCGAGGCTTGAGGGCTATGAAGCATGCGCTTCTTAATCAATTAGCCGAACTGCGATCCAACCAAGCGAGACAGCAAATGAGAATACCAATTGAGCTCTCTGGATCACTATATAGTGCCATACGTGGCTGGGTATCTCACGAAGCTTTacgcaaagttgaagaacaGCGGAAGCTGCTCTTGAAAGAAAACCTGCCTAGTTGCACCGGCGCATTCTCTCGATCTCACGGCCTCCCTTGCGCCCATACTCTCAAGGCtctacaagaacaaggtcaagccctTCGCCTAGAGCATTTTCACACGCATTGGCACCTCAATCGCCATGGTGTTCATCAGTTACTACtagagcctcggcatcgacctgATCGAATAGCCGCCGGTTCGACTACTGGTAGACCGCAATCAAGCACCcagagagagccaagtgcatTCGAGGCAGTTCAGGCAACAGTACGGCCAAAGGCACAACCCAAATGCAGCAGATGCCACCAAGTAGGTCATAGAATGACTTCAAAGGCATGCCCTCAGCGATACGAGGAACTTTTGCAGTCgtcagcatcgtcggcgcagGTAGGGGCAATGCCAGCGGCGTTGCCGTCGGCATTATCAGGGCAGGTACGACCAGtgccgacgacatcttcatcagcaccatctttgcAGGCAGGGGAAGCTCTAAGACCAATGTCTTCAGGGTCATCAGGGCAGGCAAGGCCAATCAGGGATAGTGCTAGCTGCATTGTTGTTAGTATCGACGACACAGACAGTACAGtgccggcagcatcatcatcagcaccgTCGGCTCAGGCAAGGATGGTGCCGGCACCTAGGTATGATGACCCGCGGGCTATCTATCAGAGATAtgttgctgctcgagatgccTGGTACAAGGCGCAGCCTCGTGGCAGTATTAAAACCAACCAGCAATATCGGAGGGCGCTAGGTCTACCTCTGCGGTATGACAAATCAAGCTATCAGTGGTGTCTCGATTGGAAGCAGATGGGCAAGCGCTGCGATACGCCAACTGGCTCTAGAGATTGGACTaaagaggagatgatggcctaCCTAGATTGGAGCAAAGCAGAAGATGACCGGGTCGAGGCTCAGGTAGCCACGGAGATGGAACGCATGCCTTTTTCTAGTAGAAGAGGTATGTGTGATATTtgggaggcggcagcggcagatggcgaggcccAGCAGGCTATTTATTCAGGTAGATAATCAACTATTCCTCACCGTTCGGGATCATAGGATTTTAGTACtcagtagtagtagtagagTTTATAGGATTTTAAGAACTACCTCAGAACTCGGAATTACAGCTGTGCGGGGTTTAAGCCAAATTGAGGGCTGACATAATCTGCACGCCTACGCGTTCGCGAGTGGAGGCGCGCCTAGGCGTGTCCCTATGGGGCCCCTAATTAGCCATCTAGTCATCATGAAGTTATTCCTAGTTGTGGGGGTTGACTTACGGATAGCCCCTAGaggcttctcgagcttgtcggCGCGATCGACAACATCCTTGCTGCCGTTGTAGCGGACGTCGTTGCCCTTGGGGACAAAGGTGGTCTCAGCACCCCAGTAGACGGATTCGTCAGATTGCCAGGTATCGGCACGGCCAGCGCCAAAGCCAATAGGCTCAAAGTCCATAGACTCGAGGGCGACGTtgccggcgaggaggataagATCGGCCCAAGAGATCTTGTTGCCATACTTTTGCTTGATGGGCCCTGGAGATTTATGAGTATAATATCACTTCAACTTATAGCTTCAGGGACTCACAGAGAAGGCGGCGAGCCTTGTCAAGGTTCTGGTTATCGGGCCAGCTGTTGAGGGGAGCAAAACGCTGTTGACCCTACAGAACCGTTAGTGAATTGTCATACTGAGCCACCGTCATAACTCACcatgccaccaccaccacggccgTCAATGGCGCGGTAGGTGCCAGCGCTGTGCCAGGCCATACGGATAAACAGACCTCCATAGTGGCCAAAGTCAGCAGGCCACCAATCCTGTGAATCTGTGACGAGCTTGTGCAGATCCTTCTTCAGAGCCTCATCTATCCCATGTCAGCATAGTCTCGGCGGTTTCAGATACACAAGATCTGCAACTCACAGTCAAGCGTCTTGAACGCCTCCACATAGTCAAACTCCTCGCCCAATGGGTTAATCTGAGGCGAGAACTGACGCAACACATCGAGCCTCAACTGACAGGGCCAAAAGTCACGGCTTCGAGTACCAGCACCGGCAGCATTACCAGCGACACGGCATCGTCCAAAGTCTTCCGCAATCTCCCTTGGAGGGAACAAGTCAGAACCAGAGTCGGTGGCCCTCTTGGCAAAAGGACAGCCGTCACCAGCCACCAGAGGCAAGACGCCCGAGGCTAGCAGCAGCCAAGCTGAAGAGATGCCGTgcatgatgagatggattCAGGTGAGATCAGACACGAGCGACGGTGAAACCCAAAGAGCCTACTGAGAGCTTGAACGTGGAAAAAGAGGGGATATATGGCTTCATTTGTAGCAGCCAGACTCGCAACGTGATTGCCCAGATCGGCAGGGGGGCTCGGTCAACTTGCACAGCGCCAAGTCGGCAGTGCTGATGTGTCGGTTGGATTTGAAATGACCTCTCTGTGACTGACTGCACATTTTTGCGAGGGGTCCCTTCCAGAGGTCCGACTGGCCAGGCTAGGCGCATACAACCACGCGTATCAcctcggccaagaaggctccTCAGCACTAACGTCACTATTTCTGGGGACGTCGGGCATGGTGATAGGCGGCTGGGCATACTGGATGCAGTTGCTTCGCCGCGTGGGGAACGGACCCTGTGACGAGGCCGGCTGGCGGGGATCGTCACGTCACTTACCATGTTCTATCCAACTGCCGACCAGGATGACGAGTCCAGACGATGCTATTCGCCCGGACGCTGCAAGGGGCAGGCCCTCAAAACAGAAGGTGGCAGCTTAATCTCAACGTCGATTTTGTCTCAAGGAAACCTTAATGGAATCGTTCAACTTTGAGTTTGGATGACAAATTCATCCCTTAGAGAGCAGTGAGGCATTAGGTTATCCCACCAGCAGGGATACAACCATGGGAGTCTACTTGGTACGTCTGACATTGATGAGGAGAATATTCGTGCCAAGGAGTGACATCGTCTGATTACCCACCCGTGCAGGGTCCAGAGGACCAATAGCTGCGAGATGAAACAAATCGGCTGGAAAATAATCAATGCCCTCTTCTCACCTCACCCCTGACAACGCGGGAGGCGGTGCCTGGATCACCCGCGCCCAAATGCCGTGCAACAATGCCCCGGCTCTGGTCAGCGGGCTTAGCTGAGATGTAGAATACGGGCTGGCTCGCAAGAAGGAATGCAGTATTACTTTATTTCTGGGTGATGGCTCTGCCACGTCTACGCTGACTGTGCGCCAAGGCAGCATGTTCTCGTCCGCATGGCTGGGACCGTTGTGAAAGTCCTGTTGTGCGGCTTGGCCCCGTCGTATCCATGTAAGAACCTTAATGGCCGTGATGGTGAGGTACACAAAGTTTACAGAGACGCTATCAGAGTAGAACTACAACGTCATTAGCAGGGATCGGCCGCAGACGAGCCTATGGTAGAAGTGCTGCGCTGGTGGTGATAAGGAACGGTAATCTCTGAAAAATGGTAAGCTCTGTTAATGTCTTTTTCAGTGGTACAGCAGCTCTTCTAGCCCTAAAATCGACCCGGAGTATCGGCATACCCTTTTGGAATCATTCAATTGGCTGCGTTATTGGAGCGCCTCAATGTCTCCTTACCGTTCTGCAAACGCATGTTCACCATGTTGTGCTACCATCTCCCAGCCCTAGATTATCGTATTCGAACACATGCGGCTTGTCACAGCCATAAGCCTATCGCGTAAGACAATTCCTCCTCACACCACATCGCCAACGGTTGCACATTTGCCATATCTTCCGACCTCCTTCACCGAACTCGCATTGAGCTCACCGCTCCAATTAATTGAACGTGAAACTCCTCAAACGTGCAAAGCCATTGAAGCTATTTGGAATTCCCTACGGAATGCTCAGGGATCAACCATCAAGTTTCTCCATTATTGTGATTCCGGTAACCGATATTCCCGGCAAGACTCAGTGCACAGTCCATTCCAACCGTAGCATCCGGTACGCGCCTGCAAATCCGGATCCCTGTTCAAACCCATGCCACTATTATAATTTGGAATTTTTCCCTGGCTCGTACTACGAATAAGATCGAGCGGGATCTTTCTAGATCCCGCCACACAAGGCCCTGCTTGCCGAACCGGCCCACGTCAGGCCTGGGGTAACATCCAATTTAATGAACAGGATACAGAGTGCTACCCTGGTCTCTCGTAATATGTGCCTAGAGCCGTAGTTAGTGCATGATAATACCCGAAATTCTTTGCCGTGCATTGCATTCATTTCATTGTGCACCGAGACCGAGGTCATTCATAATACCCACGTTtcccctctcccctcccACGTGCGATGACTGTCACGACTACTCTTGGCCCAGCATTTGACGATTCAATGGAGAGTCCAGTTTGATTCTGCGGGATGTTTCACTGTAAACAGCGATTATTGAGGCCAGGATTAGGTACTTTAGATTACACAACATGGCAAAGGTCTCAGGCTCCCTCCCTCATTGAATGGAGCTCTCAACACCTGAATGGGGCCTGGTCGACTCCCTTCTGACCGAAGACTCGAGGGGCCTCCAGAAAAGTGATTCTTGTCCGAAAATAAGCTTTCAACCGACATGTGGTGTCGGAGCCCAGGCCCGAATTTGGGTATCGATCGTGGCGCCCCGAAGATGAAACGGCGTGGTGCAAACTCAATTGCTCCGTGCAATAGGCTGCCATATGCCCCAATGCGCTTTCTCAAAGGACTTTTGACGCTTGTACTGACCCTACAGGGTCTCTGTCAGGACTGGCGGGGAGCAGGTATTGAGATGTGCATACATCAGGGTAAGATGGCCAAGGCAAGTTTATAAGATGGAGTACCTGGAGATCATTCCTCCATGAAGTCGACAAGTGCCAACAATCTATCATGGACTCATAATCAAAGAGAGAACGAAAAAAAGAATCTGATAGACCTGGCTCGAACATTTTTCAAATAGGTGCCATCCACGTTATCTCGCGATTGGGTGATAAACCGAAGGGAGCGCGAAAAGGTCAGGCCTAGGTGACGGAATTTCGAGCCCGGAATTTCCGGGTCATAACCTGCTTCTCGGAAACAGCTAGAAGTAGTGAGTTTTTCTAACCATAATCTCCAAAGAACTAGTCATTTAACCCCTTCGTAAACCCATATTTGATGCGCAAGTCTTCGAAATGTAAGAGGCTGTATGTGACCTTCAGCTAATTCCACTCTCTTCCATACTCTGTCAAGTATCTGCGAATCCATTCGAGGCCTTCGGCAAGTCCTCGGCCATCTAGAGCACTTGAACCCAGAATGTGCTGTGAATTATGTGTCAGCGTATAGCCTCATGTGGTGCCGTGTAGATACGAACACATCTCTTGCCCTTTTCCAGTTCATCACGTATTCCTAAAACGTCGACAAGTTCATCCACACTCATAGCCTCCTAAGCACAACTGTCAATACTGTTCTGAAGTAGAGCACAAGGATCGCATTCCTACCGGCGAGTCTTGCTTGTTGGCAAATACCACAACAGGTTTCAGCTCGAGTCTC from Fusarium keratoplasticum isolate Fu6.1 chromosome 12, whole genome shotgun sequence includes:
- a CDS encoding Catalase-peroxidase, translated to MHGISSAWLLLASGVLPLVAGDGCPFAKRATDSGSDLFPPREIAEDFGRCRVAGNAAGAGTRSRDFWPCQLRLDVLRQFSPQINPLGEEFDYVEAFKTLDYEALKKDLHKLVTDSQDWWPADFGHYGGLFIRMAWHSAGTYRAIDGRGGGGMGQQRFAPLNSWPDNQNLDKARRLLWPIKQKYGNKISWADLILLAGNVALESMDFEPIGFGAGRADTWQSDESVYWGAETTFVPKGNDVRYNGSKDVVDRADKLEKPLGAIRTRLGAPPLANA